One genomic region from Armatimonadota bacterium encodes:
- a CDS encoding DEAD/DEAH box helicase, which produces MDVERFLSEIRSSRHYGNQIVWVQQLPAREARFADLAPPLPEPVATALATEGIQRLYTHQAAAVTAARQGESFVVVTSTASGKTLCYNVPVLEALIEDPTARALYLFPTKALAQDQLKTLKRYREAQPDLPIHAGTYDGDTPRDLRKQLRDEGNVILTNPDMLHSGVLPNHARWAHFLQALRFVVIDEVHAYRGIFGSNVANVIRRLRRICRHYGADPVFICCSATIGNPADHAQAIVGRPMRLVDDDGSPRGRKRFVLWNPPYVDAARLSRRSANSEAQWLMCELIERYRVQTIAFVRARTTAEILYRYVQDELEHRSRRLANVVRAYRGGYLPSERREIERRLFEGELMGVTTTNALELGIDIGSLDACLMVGYPGSIASTWQQAGRAGRTQEDSIAILIAREDPIDQYLMQHPEYFFDQPHEEAIIDQENPYILYGHARCATQELPVTGDDVEFFGEYLGGIMQILKDRREVQEIKGRWFWRGPAYPAGDVSLRSADEHNYVIQELDSGKVIGEMDEWGAFTQLHTEAIYMHDGETYFVEELNLTQRIAYVRKRDIDYFTMSVDKTSIKLVDDPDEPPVTSRWRISEIGNGPAEVTDLVYMFRKVKFYENDSIGFGNLDLPPIDLDTVAFWLMPPRHVLQKVREYGRIPDEGLLGISNAMAGVLPAYVMCDPADIGSVVDSSNLSSPAIFIYDRFPGGVGYSERLFEIVEQVVTAALDLITRCGCEEGCPSCVGSPLPPYEPGGGEIDTRGKIPDKEAALCILHDLLQLEPYEPKPPGRMYQLRQTATGPIPERAPAHNPQPLEIRPLPEKIEARLRRRLRDQSKDGK; this is translated from the coding sequence TTGGACGTCGAACGCTTCCTGTCCGAAATACGCAGCAGTCGGCATTACGGCAACCAGATCGTGTGGGTGCAGCAGTTGCCCGCCCGGGAGGCGCGGTTCGCCGACCTTGCCCCGCCTCTTCCCGAGCCAGTCGCAACAGCTCTCGCGACCGAGGGTATCCAGCGTCTTTACACCCATCAGGCCGCCGCGGTGACTGCTGCCCGACAGGGCGAGAGCTTCGTCGTCGTAACATCCACGGCCAGCGGAAAGACGCTCTGCTACAACGTCCCGGTGCTCGAGGCGCTTATTGAGGACCCGACCGCGAGAGCGCTCTACCTGTTCCCCACGAAAGCCCTTGCACAGGATCAACTGAAGACCCTGAAGCGCTACCGCGAGGCCCAACCGGATCTGCCCATCCACGCCGGAACCTACGACGGGGACACCCCGCGGGACCTGCGAAAACAGTTGCGCGATGAGGGCAATGTCATTCTCACCAATCCGGACATGCTCCACAGTGGCGTCCTGCCGAACCATGCCCGCTGGGCCCATTTCCTGCAGGCGCTGCGTTTTGTGGTTATCGACGAAGTCCATGCGTACCGGGGCATCTTCGGCAGTAACGTGGCCAACGTGATCCGCAGGCTCAGGCGAATCTGCCGGCACTATGGCGCTGACCCCGTATTCATCTGCTGCAGCGCCACGATCGGCAATCCCGCGGATCACGCCCAGGCTATCGTGGGCAGGCCGATGCGCCTTGTGGACGACGACGGATCTCCCCGGGGACGAAAGCGTTTCGTGCTGTGGAACCCGCCGTATGTGGATGCTGCCCGGCTCTCGCGCCGCAGCGCCAACAGTGAAGCTCAATGGCTCATGTGCGAGCTCATCGAGCGTTACCGGGTACAGACCATCGCTTTCGTGCGGGCCAGGACGACCGCGGAGATCCTCTACCGATACGTGCAAGATGAACTGGAGCACCGCAGTCGCCGGCTGGCCAATGTGGTACGCGCGTACCGGGGCGGTTATCTGCCTTCGGAGCGCCGGGAGATCGAGCGCCGGCTGTTCGAAGGCGAATTGATGGGCGTGACGACGACCAATGCTTTGGAGCTGGGAATCGATATTGGCTCTCTGGACGCCTGCCTCATGGTGGGCTATCCCGGTTCCATCGCGAGCACTTGGCAGCAAGCAGGGCGCGCCGGGCGTACGCAGGAAGATTCCATCGCGATTCTCATCGCTCGCGAGGACCCCATCGATCAGTACCTCATGCAGCATCCCGAGTACTTTTTCGACCAGCCCCACGAAGAGGCGATTATCGACCAGGAGAACCCCTACATCCTCTACGGCCATGCACGTTGCGCGACCCAGGAGCTGCCGGTTACGGGCGATGATGTAGAGTTCTTCGGAGAGTACCTCGGTGGAATCATGCAGATTCTCAAGGACAGGCGAGAGGTACAGGAGATCAAGGGGCGCTGGTTCTGGCGCGGTCCGGCGTACCCGGCTGGGGATGTCAGCCTGCGGTCGGCCGACGAGCACAACTATGTGATCCAGGAGCTGGACAGCGGCAAGGTCATTGGCGAGATGGACGAATGGGGAGCCTTCACGCAGCTTCATACCGAAGCCATCTACATGCACGATGGCGAGACTTACTTCGTCGAAGAGCTGAACCTTACCCAGCGCATCGCCTATGTGCGCAAGCGGGATATCGACTACTTTACGATGTCCGTGGACAAGACCTCGATCAAGCTGGTGGATGACCCGGACGAGCCGCCGGTCACCTCGCGGTGGCGCATCAGCGAGATCGGCAACGGTCCGGCCGAGGTCACCGATCTCGTCTACATGTTCCGCAAGGTGAAGTTCTACGAGAACGATTCCATCGGTTTCGGCAATCTTGACCTGCCTCCGATCGACCTGGACACTGTGGCCTTCTGGCTCATGCCGCCGCGCCACGTACTACAGAAAGTGCGCGAGTATGGGCGCATCCCGGACGAGGGGCTTCTGGGCATCTCCAACGCCATGGCGGGCGTGCTCCCGGCTTACGTGATGTGCGACCCGGCGGACATCGGCTCAGTGGTGGACTCGAGCAACCTGTCCTCGCCTGCAATCTTCATCTATGACCGCTTCCCGGGCGGGGTCGGTTACTCGGAGCGCCTCTTCGAGATCGTCGAGCAGGTGGTGACCGCGGCGCTCGACCTCATCACCCGCTGCGGTTGCGAAGAAGGGTGCCCATCCTGTGTGGGATCGCCGCTGCCACCCTACGAGCCCGGTGGTGGTGAGATCGACACCCGGGGGAAAATCCCGGACAAGGAAGCCGCGCTGTGTATCTTGCATGATCTGCTGCAGCTGGAGCCGTACGAGCCCAAGCCGCCGGGGCGCATGTACCAGTTGCGCCAGACCGCAACGGGCCCTATTCCCGAAAGGGCGCCCGCACACAACCCTCAGCCCCTGGAGATCCGCCCGTTGCCTGAAAAGATTGAGGCACGACTCCGACGCCGCCTGCGCGACCAAAGCAAAGACGGCAAGTAG